One part of the Sorangiineae bacterium MSr11954 genome encodes these proteins:
- a CDS encoding Uma2 family endonuclease has protein sequence MVHLVFESNETIRQEDFARFVEEREAAGDVHHYELLNGRVVMAPPEGYPHGSVGSTIQALLGTFVQERDLGKVFDPSQGFELPPGDTIQPDHSFVSAARWRTVTPVEGQFLRVVPDLIAEVLSQMTRSRDRGEKKAIYERNGVREYWLVDPRARSLTVFQLRDDRFDRGRTFTKDDRYEPEVLRGLSFTIGAILP, from the coding sequence ATGGTGCATCTCGTTTTCGAGTCGAACGAAACCATCCGCCAGGAAGATTTCGCGCGCTTCGTCGAGGAGCGCGAGGCCGCCGGAGACGTGCATCATTACGAGCTGCTCAACGGCAGGGTCGTCATGGCCCCGCCGGAGGGGTATCCCCACGGGAGCGTGGGCAGCACCATCCAGGCACTTCTAGGCACCTTCGTTCAAGAGCGCGACCTTGGTAAGGTATTCGACCCGAGCCAAGGTTTCGAGCTCCCGCCCGGCGACACGATCCAACCCGATCACAGCTTCGTCTCGGCCGCACGCTGGCGCACGGTGACCCCCGTCGAAGGACAATTTTTGCGGGTCGTGCCCGATCTCATCGCGGAGGTCCTCTCCCAGATGACCCGCTCGCGCGACCGCGGCGAGAAGAAGGCCATCTACGAGCGAAACGGCGTGCGCGAATACTGGCTCGTCGATCCCCGAGCCCGCTCCCTGACCGTCTTCCAACTCCGCGACGACCGCTTCGACCGCGGCCGAACCTTCACGAAAGACGACCGCTACGAGCCCGAGGTTCTACGCGGCCTATCCTTCACGATCGGCGCGATCCTGCCGTGA